A genomic region of Antennarius striatus isolate MH-2024 chromosome 4, ASM4005453v1, whole genome shotgun sequence contains the following coding sequences:
- the rfwd3 gene encoding E3 ubiquitin-protein ligase rfwd3.S yields the protein MEAMEVESPMDLHVRSSRQSLVAAAAVDTNAPLVISDSGSSTEVDEDDEDHNERGQPPARVLPRLPSTWAFSQRAVGSSVTSPSTAQGAPMRRRLRQGLRVHYPSQTATPSRGFPDFLLRAPAASVADPDSGSTTEVSESDEEVEERNEDVPPPAADSVDAVGPASPRPNPSIQYTQPQEVGPSDSSSPADGVRTEAQNEPVPEALISVQSSVGKEGEGDNCTICFEPWTTAGEHRLSALRCGHLFGYTCIQHWLRTKGSDGKCPQCNKKAKRSDIILLYAPKLRALDNSEQESLKKSLEQEQSLRRKAELESAEYKLKLQVITSKYGQAQQELQELRVLMAQAGRSSFPSSCPSSSSSSAPSSVLVGLSQRADGTRICQYSFSKAVLVSQSGGSRVLSYCEPLSCLLASQPSPHSNLVPGCGVKKVSVVNMKASQYVPIHSKQIRGLSFNRQNDSLLLSAALDNTIKLTSLLTNTVVQTYNTGKPVWSCCWCLDNSNYVYAGLSNGSVLVYDTRDTSTHVQELQPLRSRCPVASLCYIPRAASSSFPCGGLIAGSLEGGCFWEQVNETTYRPHVLPLETSGCTDIQVETESRHCLVTYRPGRFNPSLRCVLMALNRTPQQDSSQLPSCSCSPVQTFNAGSSCKLLTKNAVFRSPDGGTTLVCAGDEASNSTMVWDASSGSLLQKLPADLPVLDISPFAVNGEHFLASLTEKMLKLYKWE from the exons ATGGAGGCCATGGAAGTGGAATCCCCGATGGACCTGCATGTAAGAAGTAGCAGACAGTCActtgttgctgctgcagctgtggaTACGAACGCACCGCTTGTCATCTCTGACTCTGGCAGCAGCACTGAGGTGgacgaggatgatgaagatcacAATGAAAGAGGACAGCCACCAGCTCGCGTACTACCCAGGCTTCCTTCCACTTGGGCTTTCAGTCAGAGAGCGGTTGGCAGCTCTGTAACTTCACCTTCCACTGCTCAGGGAGCGCCCATGCGGAGGAGACTGCG GCAGGGTCTCAGAGTGCACTACCCCAGCCAGACTGCAACGCCCTCCAGAGGTTTTCCAGATTTCTTGCTTCGAGCACCGGCTGCCAGCGTGGCTGATCCGGATTCTGGCAGCACCACCGAGGTCAGTGAGTctgatgaggaggtggaggagaggaacgAAGACGTCCCACCACCCGCCGCAGACTCTGTCGACGCTGTGGGGCCAGCTAGTCCTCGACCCAACCCCTCCATccaatacacacaaccacaggaAGTTGGTCCAAGTG ACTCCAGTTCCCCTGCAGATGGTGTCAGAACAGAAGCTCAGAATGAG CCAGTCCCAGAGGCACTGATCTCTGTCCAGTCGTCAGTCGGTAAGGAGGGTGAAGGCGACAACTGCACCATCTGCTTTGAACCTTGGACGACCGCTGGCGAACACCGGCTGTCCGCTCTGCGTTGCGGACACCTTTTCGGCTACACCTGCATCCAGCACTGGCTTAGAACGAAGGGTTCGGATGGTAAATGTCCTCAG TGCAACAAGAAAGCAAAGCGTTCAGACATCATCCTGCTGTATGCTCCGAAGCTGAGAGCGCTGGACAACTCAGAGCAAGAGAGCTTGAAGaa GTCTCTGGAGCAGGAGCAGTCTCTGAGGAGGAAGGCTGAACTGGAATCAGCTGAGTACAAACTGAAACTGCAGGTCATCACCAGCAAATATGGACAAGCACAACAAGAGCTGCAG GAGCTGCGGGTTTTAATGGCCCAGGCTGGTAGAAGTTCATTTCCTTCCTCATgcccctcatcttcctcctcatcggCACCGTCATCTGTCCTTGTCGGCCTGTCTCAGAGGGCGGACGGGACAAGAATTTGCCAGTACAGTTTTTCTAAGGCGGTGCTGGTGTCTCAGAGCGGGGGCTCCAGGGTTCTGTCCTACTGTGAGCCTCTGAGCTGCCTGCTGGCCTCTCAGCCTTCCCCCCACTCCAACCTGGTGCCTG GTTGTGGGGTGAAGAAGGTGAGCGTCGTCAACATGAAGGCCAGTCAGTATGTTCCCATCCACAGTAAACAGATCCGAGGTCTGTCCTTCAACAGGCAGAATGACAGCCTCCTGTTGTCCGCAGCTCTGGACAACACCATCAAACTGACTAg ccTCCTGACCAACACGGTGGTCCAGACCTATAATACGGGTAAACCagtgtggagctgctgctggtgttTGGACAACAGTAACTACGTCTATGCCGGTCTGAGCAACGGCTCCGTGCTCGTCTACGACACCCGAGACACAAGCACACACGTCCAGGAACTGCAGCCGCTACGTTCCag GTGTCCGGTAGCATCCTTGTGCTACATCCCGCGGGCAGCGTCCAGCTCGTTCCCCTGCGGCGGGTTGATCGCTGGCTCTCTGGAGGGAGGGTGTTTCTGGGAGCAGGTCAACGAGACCACGTACAGACCACATGTTCTACCGCTGGAGACATCCGGCTGCACTGACATCCAGGTGGAGACGGAGAGCCGACACTGTCTGGTCACCTACAGACCAG GGCGCTTCAACCCCTCTCTGCGCTGCGTCCTCATGGCTCTGAACCGGACGCCCCAGCAGGATTCTAGCCAGCTGCCCAGCTGCTCCTGTTCTCCGGTGCAGACGTTTAACGCCGGCTCATCCTGCAAACTGCTCACCAAGAACGCCGTCTTCAGGAGTCCAGATGGAGGCACGACGCTGGTGTGCGCTGGAGATGAGGCCTCCAACTCCACCATG GTGTGGGATGCAAGCAGCGGCTCGCTGCTCCAGAAGCTTCCAGCCGACCTCCCGGTGTTGGATATCAGTCCGTTCGCAGTGAACGGCGAGCACTTCCTTGCCTCGCTCACCGAGAAGATGCTGAAGCTCTACAAGTGGGAGTAA